A window of the Scophthalmus maximus strain ysfricsl-2021 chromosome 8, ASM2237912v1, whole genome shotgun sequence genome harbors these coding sequences:
- the LOC118312321 gene encoding activating transcription factor 7-interacting protein 1 isoform X1 encodes MEVVVTEEKKKIFRARKTMKISDRQQLESLHSTLLTTAPGLSNPSPPPLMNGTHKEDGQKVGDKEQNNTLDSNSPHAVSPASPAPFLSLSLSPSPASSQSPKAKEGTPTSPTSPFHSLNFELKKMEEDEDEEKTGSLPPSLNDPVTLAETESKEKQGKKTEVIPEVEKKTEEQTTAEDPAEDLVKESVKGLVPHSPVPPQVSDCTEPMDTDNDTTKAEDPEASKAKMTDKKPSSPKSITSDSSPSCSSSCHPASSSGANLKQEKAIKKEGIKKEKGDKEDVKKRSISVEKMEVDLVSVQTKEEKTPVGKTPKPSRPSSTPPSNTVLEERGSTSGLKRTLSEGSEKEVQIVKREGKRPKVERGELEAQLELKITAKAGSHHKLEKIVQQLVDERLRVLELTIFGKDFEELKDRVDKIDCATKHQTAINALQAKIARLAKKFGEANQASENKRKQEALAAATAASAAATAASAAKTAAAANSPQVQRPMRTSMEVKQTPTTVSSSNTAANQALTALQAPVPTSTAMVQQAPILQLITSTSNAASSLATGITTQSPMGTLLLKTASGSSMMATGQPLLIQLPLSVTNGQGGTLVNIPVSSLSAANSLGKGKTTATTTTFILKPAPITTTATASAPTAATVSALQASSGHMSPSQISLARAVYQGGTGGITTPNAGVSVTTARTPAQSVSVAGAMSSASSPATSGPAATGSTAPGPPQGTSLTSKTDNQATAAAPSKAAGARPKGSVIDLTEDDDDVQVTGVKNVAVAAPSPTQRPHPVVNILSSAGAGARSSPQSNQNSPSIPQMTIHHRPPLDSPMKPRTVTSTTPARGSSMALPPLPTAPAHPRLTLEAERSSPPQQPQLKLVQSQTGIVLSWCVAETDRTCAAVDSYHLYAFHQDNSSGNAAQQHWKKIGEVKALPLPMACTLTQFQSGSTYHFAVRTKDIYGRFGSFCEPQCTNVISSTSSS; translated from the exons ATGGAAGTTGTTGTgactgaggagaagaagaaaattttCCGTGCCAGGAAAACCATGAAGATCAGTGATCGACAGCAACTGGAGAGTCTTCACAGCACCTTGTTGACTACAGCTCCAGGATTGTCCAACCCATCACCGCCACCTCTAATGAATGGCACGCACAAAGAGGATGGACAAAAAGTGGGGGACAAAGAGCAAAACAACACCTTGGACTCAAACTCCCCCCATGCTGTTTCAcctgcctctcctgctcctttcCTGTCCCTTAGCCTGTCGCCTTCACCTGCCTCTTCACAAAGTCCAAAAGCGAAGGAAGGAACTCCCACTTCTCCTACATCACCATTCCACTCTTTAAACTTTGAActgaaaaagatggaggaggacgaggacgaggagaagacAGGGTCTTTGCCGCCCTCGTTAAATGACCCTGTTACACTAGCAGAAACAGAATCTAAGGAAAAGCAGGGGAAAAAGACAGAAGTGATTCCAGAGGTGGAAAAGAAAACG GAGGAACAGACTACAGCAGAGGACCCAGCAGAGGATTTGGTGAAGGAGTCTGTCAAAGGTTTGGTTCCACACTCGCCTGTGCCACCTCAAGTATCTGACTGTACAGAACCAATGGATACAGATAATGACACTACAAAGGCTGAGGATCCTGAGGCCTCCAAAGCCAAAATGACAGATAAAAAGCCTTCCTCGCCTAAATCTATAACTTCCGATTCGTCTCCTTCTTGTTCATCCTCGTGTCATCCAGCTTCCTCCTCTGGTGCGAAtctgaaacaagaaaaagcaaTCAAAAAGGAGggcataaaaaaagagaagggtgACAAGGAAGATGTGAAGAAAAGATCCATCAGTGTGGAAAAGATGGAGGTGGACTTGGTTAGTGTACAgaccaaagaggaaaaaactcCTGTtggaaaaaccccaaaaccaTCTCGACCTTCGTCCACTCCACCATCTAATACAG TGCTAGAGGAGCGGGGCTCGACCTCCGGACTCAAACGCACTTTATCAGAGGGTTCTGAAAAAGAGGTACAAATCGTGAAACGAGAGGGGAAGAGGCCCAAGGTGGAACGTGGGGAGTTGGAGGCGCAACTGGAACTTAAAATTACTGCAAAAGCTGGCAGTCACCATAAACTTGAAAAG ATTGTACAACAGCTGGTGGATGAACGGTTGAGGGTCTTGGAGCTGACAATTTTCGGCAAGGATTTCGAAGAACTCAAGGACAGAGTAGACAAGATCGACTGTGCCACCAAACACCAAACCGCCATTAATGCACTCCAA GCCAAGATAGCCCGATTAGCAAAGAAGTTTGGTGAAGCTAATCAGGCATCGgagaataaaaggaaacaagag GCACTTGCTGCAGCTACTGCCGCTTCTGCTGCAGCtactgctgcctctgctgccaagactgcagctgctgcaaaCAGCCCCCAAGTTCAGCG GCCGATGCGGACTTCCATGGAGGTAAAGCAGACACCAACAACAGTTTCCTCCTCCAATACAGCTG CAAATCAAGCCCTAACAGCTCTGCAAGCCCCTGTCCCAACATCCACAGCCATGGTTCAGCAGGCCCCCATCCTCCAGCTGatcacctccacctccaacgCTGCCTCCAGCTTGGCCACTGGCATCACCACGCAGAGTCCGATGGGCACTCTCCTGTTGAAGACGGCATCTGGGAGCAGCATGATGGCAACAGGCCAGCCGCTCCTCATCCAGCTGCCTTTATCAGTGACTAACGGCCAGGGAGGGACACTGGTCAACATCCCCGTCTCGTCCTTGTCTGCAGCCAACTCTCTCGGCAAAGGCAAAACcactgccaccaccaccacgttTATCCTCAAGCCTGCTCCCATCACTACCACAGCGACAGCGTCTGCCCCAACTGCTGCTACTGTTTCAGCGCTGCAGGCCTCCTCCGGCCATATGTCTCCTTCCCAGATCTCCCTTGCCCGTGCCGTGTACCAGGGGGGCACTGGGGGGATAACTACGCCCAATGCTGGGGTATCGGTGACAACGGCCAGGACGCCagctcagtctgtctctgtagcTGGTGCCATGTCGTCAGCCTCCTCACCTGCAACGTCCGGGCCAGCAGCTACAGGTTCCACTGCTCCAGGACCCCCACAAGGGACATCATTGACATCAAAGACAG ACAACCAAGCTACGGCAGCTGCTCCATCCAAAGCAGCCGGGGCACGACCCAAAGGCTCGGTCATCGATCTCactgaggatgatgatgacgtgCAAG TGACAGGAGTGAAGAATGTCGCTGTGGCAGCTCCCTCTCCGACCCAGCGTCCTCACCCAGTCGTCAACATTCTCAGCA gtgcaggtgcaggagCAAGGTCGTCACCACAAAGCAATCAGAACTCTCCCAGCATTCCTCAGATGACAATTCACCACCGCCCCCCACTG GACTCTCCGATGAAACCGCGCACTGTAACCAGTACTACACCGGCCAGGGGCTCCAGTATGGCGTTGCCCCCTCTCCCCACAGCACCCGCACATCCACGTTTAACCCTAGAGGCCGAGCGTTCCTCGCCTCCTCAGCAACCTCAGCTGAAGCTTGTGCAAAGTCAAACTGGTATAGTTCTTTCCTGGTGTGTGGCAGAAACTGATCGTACCTGTGCAGCTGTAGACAGCTATCACCTCTATGCCTTCCATCAAGACAACTCCAGCGGCAATGCTGCGCAACAGCACTGGAAGAAGATCGGGGAGGTGAAGGCCCTTCCTCTGCCAATGGCCTGTACGCTGACCCAGTTCCAGTCTGGCTCCACGTATCATTTTGCCGTTCGAACCAAAGACATCTACGGGCGCTTTGGCTCCTTCTGTGAACCTCAGTGCACAAATGTCATCAGTTCCACCAGCTCAAGTTAA
- the sept3 gene encoding neuronal-specific septin-3 isoform X2, giving the protein MSDVVPPEVRPKPVVPAKPPNVGAPSPSSPYPPQGPGIGGGCAPPPSAIPVPIGSHGQGHVANHGIGHGVGHGGGHAAAHGGGHGLAGSHSSVGGSTLLGYIGIDTIIEQMRKKTMKAGFDFNIMVVGNSGLGKSTLVNTLFKSQVSRRSAGWSRDDKIPKTVEIKLMSHVIEEGGVKMKLTIVDTPGFGDQINNDNCWEPISKYINEQYEKFLKEEVNITRKKRIPDTRVHCCLYFISPTGHSLRQLDTEFMKRLSHSVNIIPIIAKADTMTIEERQDFKQRVKKELEMGGIEFYPQKEFDEDMEDKSDNDKIREAMPFAVVGSDKEYQVNGKRVLGRKTAWGIVEVENSNHCEFAQLRDFLIRSHLQDLKEVTHNIHYETYRAKRLNENGGLPPISSNDTQESNL; this is encoded by the exons ATGTCAGACGTAGTTCCTCCAGAAGTGAGACCCAAACCAGTCGTCCCTGCCAAGCCCCCAAATGTGGGTGCTCCGTCGCCCTCCAGCCCCTACCCGCCGCAAGGGCCAGGCATCGGAGGTGGCTGTGCTCCTCCTCCGAGCGCTATTCCAGTCCCAATCGGGAGTCACGGCCAGGGCCATGTAGCCAATCATGGTATTGGTCATGGTGTGGGCCACGGTGGAGGTCACGCTGCGGCACACGGCGGAGGTCATGGCCTTGCTGGCTCCCACAGCTCCGTTGGGGGGTCCACTCTACTGGGGTACATTGGCATTGACACCATCATTGagcagatgaggaagaaaaCCATGAAGGCAGGCTTTGACTTCAATATCATGGTAGTCG GTAACAGTGGTTTGGGAAAGTCAACTCTTGTGAACACCCTGTTCAAGTCCCAGGTGAGCAGGAGGAGTGCAGGATGGTCCCGCGATGACAAGATCCCCAAAACTGTGGAGATCAAATTGATGTCTCATG TCATCGAGGAGGGTGGTGTGAAGATGAAGCTGACAATCGTTGACACCCCAGGCTTTGGAGACCAAATCAACAACGACAACTG CTGGGAGCCCATTTCCAAGTACATCAATGAGCAGTATGAGAAGTTCCTGAAGGAGGAGGTCAACATCACCAGGAAAAAGCGCATCCCTGACACCAGGGTGCACTGCTGTCTCTACTTCATCTCCCCAACTGGACACTC TCTTCGGCAGCTGGACACCGAGTTCATGAAGCGCCTGAGTCACTCGGTCAACATTATCCCTATCATCGCCAAAGCAGACACGATGACCATCGAGGAGAGGCAGGATTTCAAACAGCGT GTGAAAAAGGAGTTGGAGATGGGCGGGATCGAGTTTTACCCACAGAAAGAGTTTGATGAGGACATGGAGGACAAGAGTGACAATGACAAGATCAGA GAGGCGATGCCCTTCGCTGTGGTCGGCAGTGACAAAGAATATCAAGTGAATGGCAAACGGGTTCTGGGGAGGAAGACAGCGTGGGGAATCGTGGAAG ttgaGAATTCCAACCATTGTGAGTTTGCTCAACTGAGAGATTTCCTGATCAG GTCCCACCTCCAGGATTTGAAGGAGGTCACTCATAACATTCACTATGAAACTTACCGTGCCAAGAGACTGAACGAGAACGGAGGCCTGCCCCCCATATCCTCCAACGACACACAGGAAAGCAAcctgtag
- the LOC118312321 gene encoding activating transcription factor 7-interacting protein 1 isoform X2 codes for MEVVVTEEKKKIFRARKTMKISDRQQLESLHSTLLTTAPGLSNPSPPPLMNGTHKEDGQKVGDKEQNNTLDSNSPHAVSPASPAPFLSLSLSPSPASSQSPKAKEGTPTSPTSPFHSLNFELKKMEEDEDEEKTGSLPPSLNDPVTLAETESKEKQGKKTEVIPEVEKKTEEQTTAEDPAEDLVKESVKASSSGANLKQEKAIKKEGIKKEKGDKEDVKKRSISVEKMEVDLVSVQTKEEKTPVGKTPKPSRPSSTPPSNTVLEERGSTSGLKRTLSEGSEKEVQIVKREGKRPKVERGELEAQLELKITAKAGSHHKLEKIVQQLVDERLRVLELTIFGKDFEELKDRVDKIDCATKHQTAINALQAKIARLAKKFGEANQASENKRKQEALAAATAASAAATAASAAKTAAAANSPQVQRPMRTSMEVKQTPTTVSSSNTAANQALTALQAPVPTSTAMVQQAPILQLITSTSNAASSLATGITTQSPMGTLLLKTASGSSMMATGQPLLIQLPLSVTNGQGGTLVNIPVSSLSAANSLGKGKTTATTTTFILKPAPITTTATASAPTAATVSALQASSGHMSPSQISLARAVYQGGTGGITTPNAGVSVTTARTPAQSVSVAGAMSSASSPATSGPAATGSTAPGPPQGTSLTSKTDNQATAAAPSKAAGARPKGSVIDLTEDDDDVQVTGVKNVAVAAPSPTQRPHPVVNILSSAGAGARSSPQSNQNSPSIPQMTIHHRPPLDSPMKPRTVTSTTPARGSSMALPPLPTAPAHPRLTLEAERSSPPQQPQLKLVQSQTGIVLSWCVAETDRTCAAVDSYHLYAFHQDNSSGNAAQQHWKKIGEVKALPLPMACTLTQFQSGSTYHFAVRTKDIYGRFGSFCEPQCTNVISSTSSS; via the exons ATGGAAGTTGTTGTgactgaggagaagaagaaaattttCCGTGCCAGGAAAACCATGAAGATCAGTGATCGACAGCAACTGGAGAGTCTTCACAGCACCTTGTTGACTACAGCTCCAGGATTGTCCAACCCATCACCGCCACCTCTAATGAATGGCACGCACAAAGAGGATGGACAAAAAGTGGGGGACAAAGAGCAAAACAACACCTTGGACTCAAACTCCCCCCATGCTGTTTCAcctgcctctcctgctcctttcCTGTCCCTTAGCCTGTCGCCTTCACCTGCCTCTTCACAAAGTCCAAAAGCGAAGGAAGGAACTCCCACTTCTCCTACATCACCATTCCACTCTTTAAACTTTGAActgaaaaagatggaggaggacgaggacgaggagaagacAGGGTCTTTGCCGCCCTCGTTAAATGACCCTGTTACACTAGCAGAAACAGAATCTAAGGAAAAGCAGGGGAAAAAGACAGAAGTGATTCCAGAGGTGGAAAAGAAAACG GAGGAACAGACTACAGCAGAGGACCCAGCAGAGGATTTGGTGAAGGAGTCTGTCAAAG CTTCCTCCTCTGGTGCGAAtctgaaacaagaaaaagcaaTCAAAAAGGAGggcataaaaaaagagaagggtgACAAGGAAGATGTGAAGAAAAGATCCATCAGTGTGGAAAAGATGGAGGTGGACTTGGTTAGTGTACAgaccaaagaggaaaaaactcCTGTtggaaaaaccccaaaaccaTCTCGACCTTCGTCCACTCCACCATCTAATACAG TGCTAGAGGAGCGGGGCTCGACCTCCGGACTCAAACGCACTTTATCAGAGGGTTCTGAAAAAGAGGTACAAATCGTGAAACGAGAGGGGAAGAGGCCCAAGGTGGAACGTGGGGAGTTGGAGGCGCAACTGGAACTTAAAATTACTGCAAAAGCTGGCAGTCACCATAAACTTGAAAAG ATTGTACAACAGCTGGTGGATGAACGGTTGAGGGTCTTGGAGCTGACAATTTTCGGCAAGGATTTCGAAGAACTCAAGGACAGAGTAGACAAGATCGACTGTGCCACCAAACACCAAACCGCCATTAATGCACTCCAA GCCAAGATAGCCCGATTAGCAAAGAAGTTTGGTGAAGCTAATCAGGCATCGgagaataaaaggaaacaagag GCACTTGCTGCAGCTACTGCCGCTTCTGCTGCAGCtactgctgcctctgctgccaagactgcagctgctgcaaaCAGCCCCCAAGTTCAGCG GCCGATGCGGACTTCCATGGAGGTAAAGCAGACACCAACAACAGTTTCCTCCTCCAATACAGCTG CAAATCAAGCCCTAACAGCTCTGCAAGCCCCTGTCCCAACATCCACAGCCATGGTTCAGCAGGCCCCCATCCTCCAGCTGatcacctccacctccaacgCTGCCTCCAGCTTGGCCACTGGCATCACCACGCAGAGTCCGATGGGCACTCTCCTGTTGAAGACGGCATCTGGGAGCAGCATGATGGCAACAGGCCAGCCGCTCCTCATCCAGCTGCCTTTATCAGTGACTAACGGCCAGGGAGGGACACTGGTCAACATCCCCGTCTCGTCCTTGTCTGCAGCCAACTCTCTCGGCAAAGGCAAAACcactgccaccaccaccacgttTATCCTCAAGCCTGCTCCCATCACTACCACAGCGACAGCGTCTGCCCCAACTGCTGCTACTGTTTCAGCGCTGCAGGCCTCCTCCGGCCATATGTCTCCTTCCCAGATCTCCCTTGCCCGTGCCGTGTACCAGGGGGGCACTGGGGGGATAACTACGCCCAATGCTGGGGTATCGGTGACAACGGCCAGGACGCCagctcagtctgtctctgtagcTGGTGCCATGTCGTCAGCCTCCTCACCTGCAACGTCCGGGCCAGCAGCTACAGGTTCCACTGCTCCAGGACCCCCACAAGGGACATCATTGACATCAAAGACAG ACAACCAAGCTACGGCAGCTGCTCCATCCAAAGCAGCCGGGGCACGACCCAAAGGCTCGGTCATCGATCTCactgaggatgatgatgacgtgCAAG TGACAGGAGTGAAGAATGTCGCTGTGGCAGCTCCCTCTCCGACCCAGCGTCCTCACCCAGTCGTCAACATTCTCAGCA gtgcaggtgcaggagCAAGGTCGTCACCACAAAGCAATCAGAACTCTCCCAGCATTCCTCAGATGACAATTCACCACCGCCCCCCACTG GACTCTCCGATGAAACCGCGCACTGTAACCAGTACTACACCGGCCAGGGGCTCCAGTATGGCGTTGCCCCCTCTCCCCACAGCACCCGCACATCCACGTTTAACCCTAGAGGCCGAGCGTTCCTCGCCTCCTCAGCAACCTCAGCTGAAGCTTGTGCAAAGTCAAACTGGTATAGTTCTTTCCTGGTGTGTGGCAGAAACTGATCGTACCTGTGCAGCTGTAGACAGCTATCACCTCTATGCCTTCCATCAAGACAACTCCAGCGGCAATGCTGCGCAACAGCACTGGAAGAAGATCGGGGAGGTGAAGGCCCTTCCTCTGCCAATGGCCTGTACGCTGACCCAGTTCCAGTCTGGCTCCACGTATCATTTTGCCGTTCGAACCAAAGACATCTACGGGCGCTTTGGCTCCTTCTGTGAACCTCAGTGCACAAATGTCATCAGTTCCACCAGCTCAAGTTAA